A single window of Sphingomonas sp. IW22 DNA harbors:
- a CDS encoding restriction endonuclease subunit S, whose protein sequence is MSFPAYSRYQDSGVEWLGEVPSHWQVRRLGGLFTERREKVSDTEFPALSVTKQGIVPQLETAAKTDDNDNRKGVRAGDFVINSRSDRKGSSGLSQLDGSVSLINTVITPDALLDPAFVHFLLRSAPFQEEFYRYGKGIVADLWSTNYSEMKNILLAFPERPEQAVIAAFLDRETAKTDALIEEQRRLIALLKEKRQAVISHAVSKGLNPHAPMKDSGIEWLGEVPAHWEVKRLRFICHIGTGDADTADAVEDGAYPFFVRSPVIERIGDFSHDCEAVLTAGDGAGVGKVYHHFEGKFRAHQRVYIFTQFRGVLGRFFYAYMSEMFAKAVLEGTAKSTVESLRRPMIADFWMTVPPDAEQVEIISHIEAASAKFDALSHEADSAIRLLNERRAALISAAVTGKIDVGGSAKVLPFPIERARARALVGTEIIERSAGQATFGRVKFQKLAFLAEGHVGISELAGSYTRAAAGPLDGALIDDMERGAHSIAGITADQAGGTGTTVSYRLGQQRGAHRQELADWLGPDRAAKLDKLIDDFAGLTTKQAEAVATLYGVWNDLLSEGATPSDDDIITGFLDDWHPEKREKFRAGELAKWLGWMRRHGIVPTGSGPKTTTGRLFV, encoded by the coding sequence GTGAGCTTTCCGGCATATTCGCGTTATCAGGACAGTGGTGTCGAGTGGTTGGGTGAGGTGCCCAGTCATTGGCAGGTGCGTAGGCTTGGAGGCTTGTTTACTGAACGCCGAGAAAAAGTGAGCGACACCGAGTTTCCTGCGCTCTCGGTGACAAAACAGGGGATCGTTCCTCAGCTTGAAACTGCGGCGAAGACTGACGACAACGACAATCGCAAGGGCGTGCGCGCGGGCGATTTCGTCATCAACAGCCGCTCCGATCGCAAGGGCTCGTCTGGGCTTTCGCAACTCGATGGATCGGTGTCGCTGATCAATACAGTCATCACGCCTGACGCCCTTCTCGATCCAGCCTTCGTCCACTTTCTATTGCGCAGCGCCCCGTTTCAGGAGGAGTTCTACCGGTATGGAAAAGGGATTGTCGCCGACCTGTGGAGCACCAACTACTCCGAGATGAAGAACATCCTTCTGGCCTTTCCTGAGAGGCCGGAACAAGCCGTCATCGCCGCCTTCCTCGACCGCGAAACCGCCAAAACTGACGCGCTCATTGAGGAGCAGCGGCGCTTGATCGCGCTGCTGAAGGAGAAGCGGCAAGCCGTCATCTCTCATGCCGTCAGCAAGGGTCTCAATCCGCACGCGCCGATGAAGGACAGCGGCATCGAATGGCTCGGCGAGGTGCCCGCGCATTGGGAGGTGAAGCGACTTCGCTTCATCTGTCACATCGGGACGGGTGACGCTGATACTGCTGATGCCGTTGAGGACGGCGCATATCCCTTCTTCGTTCGCTCGCCTGTGATTGAGCGCATTGGTGATTTTAGCCACGACTGTGAGGCAGTGCTTACCGCAGGAGACGGCGCTGGCGTCGGCAAGGTATATCACCACTTCGAGGGCAAGTTCCGCGCTCATCAGCGCGTCTACATATTCACCCAGTTTCGTGGTGTGCTTGGGCGCTTTTTCTACGCCTATATGAGTGAGATGTTCGCCAAGGCAGTGCTGGAAGGCACCGCGAAATCGACAGTGGAATCGCTCCGTCGTCCCATGATTGCTGACTTCTGGATGACGGTTCCGCCTGATGCCGAACAAGTCGAGATCATCAGCCATATCGAAGCGGCATCAGCAAAGTTCGACGCTCTATCCCACGAGGCTGACTCCGCGATCCGACTTCTCAATGAACGTCGTGCTGCCCTCATCTCCGCAGCGGTCACTGGCAAGATTGACGTGGGCGGCTCGGCCAAGGTGCTGCCGTTCCCGATCGAGCGCGCCCGAGCGCGCGCGCTGGTCGGCACTGAGATCATTGAGCGGTCAGCGGGTCAGGCGACCTTCGGTCGCGTCAAGTTCCAAAAGTTGGCCTTCCTCGCTGAAGGGCACGTCGGCATCAGCGAGCTTGCGGGCAGCTATACGCGAGCAGCCGCTGGCCCGCTCGACGGTGCGCTGATTGACGACATGGAGAGGGGTGCCCACAGCATTGCGGGCATCACTGCCGATCAGGCGGGCGGCACCGGCACCACGGTCAGCTACCGGCTTGGTCAGCAGCGCGGGGCGCATCGCCAAGAGCTTGCCGACTGGCTCGGCCCCGATCGCGCCGCCAAGCTCGACAAGCTGATCGATGATTTCGCTGGTCTCACAACCAAGCAGGCTGAGGCCGTGGCGACGCTCTACGGCGTCTGGAACGACCTGCTCAGTGAGGGTGCCACGCCATCCGACGACGATATCATCACCGGCTTCCTCGACGATTGGCACCCGGAGAAGCGCGAGAAGTTCCGCGCCGGTGAGCTTGCCAAGTGGCTGGGCTGGATGCGTCGCCACGGCATCGTGCCGACCGGCTCCGGCCCCAAGACCACGACCGGGAGGCTGTTCGTATGA
- a CDS encoding N-6 DNA methylase: MNHQALASFIWSVADLLRGDYKQSEYGRVILPFTVLRRLDCVLEPTKAAVLTELQAKTAMGLNPEPFALRAAKQGFYNTDPLDLAKLMGDQDNIRANLVRYVEGFSPAVRDIFEQFEFHAQIDRLAKAGLLYQVTERFARIDLHPDRVDNAAMGLAFEELIRKFAEISNETAGEHFTPREVIRLMVNLLFVEDDDALTKPGIVRTIYDPTAGTGGMLSVAGEYLTEHNPQGHLTMFGQELNPESYAICKADMLIKGQPIENIVQGNTLSDDGHHGRTFDYMLSNPPFGVEWKKVEKQVRTEHEQKGFDGRFGPGLPRVSDGSLLFLMHLLSKMRPLNEGGCRFGIVLNGSPLFTGGAGSGESEIRRYVLENDLVEAIIALPTDMFYNTGISTYVWIISNRKPEARRGKVQLIDASSMWRKMRKSLGSKRKEMSDAQIETVTKLFGGFTEAQLATSFDADGREVARDVVIDGEPFPSAPEGGKVKLAPLSRIFPNSAFGYRTITVARPLRDEAGKTVFGQRGKAKGKPQADSALRDTENVPLSEDVETYFAREVLPHADDAWIDTDKTKVGYEIPFTRHFYVFELPRPLAEIDAELEAVTDRIKGMLEGLAA; encoded by the coding sequence GTGAACCATCAAGCACTTGCGTCATTCATCTGGTCCGTGGCGGACCTGCTGAGAGGCGACTACAAGCAATCTGAATATGGCCGGGTGATCCTGCCGTTCACTGTGCTGCGCCGCCTCGACTGCGTGCTTGAACCCACCAAGGCAGCGGTGCTCACTGAGCTTCAGGCCAAGACCGCGATGGGCCTAAACCCCGAACCCTTCGCGCTGCGCGCCGCCAAGCAGGGCTTCTACAACACCGATCCGCTCGACCTCGCAAAGCTGATGGGTGATCAGGACAACATCCGCGCCAACCTCGTCCGCTACGTTGAGGGCTTCTCGCCTGCGGTGCGCGACATCTTCGAGCAGTTCGAGTTCCATGCCCAGATCGACCGGCTCGCCAAGGCAGGGCTGCTCTATCAAGTCACTGAGCGCTTCGCTCGCATCGACCTCCACCCGGACAGGGTGGACAACGCCGCGATGGGCCTCGCCTTCGAGGAACTGATCCGCAAGTTCGCCGAAATCTCGAACGAGACAGCGGGTGAGCATTTCACCCCGCGTGAGGTCATCCGCCTCATGGTCAACCTGCTGTTCGTCGAGGACGACGACGCGCTGACCAAGCCGGGGATCGTGCGCACCATCTACGATCCCACTGCGGGGACGGGCGGCATGCTGTCGGTCGCGGGTGAGTATCTCACCGAGCACAACCCGCAAGGACACCTGACCATGTTTGGTCAGGAACTGAACCCAGAGAGCTACGCCATCTGCAAGGCCGACATGCTCATCAAGGGGCAGCCGATCGAGAATATCGTGCAGGGCAATACCCTGTCCGACGACGGCCACCACGGCCGCACCTTCGACTATATGCTGTCTAACCCTCCCTTTGGCGTCGAGTGGAAGAAGGTCGAGAAGCAGGTCCGCACTGAGCACGAGCAGAAGGGCTTCGATGGTCGCTTCGGCCCCGGCTTGCCGCGCGTATCTGACGGGTCGCTGCTGTTCCTCATGCACCTGCTATCGAAGATGCGCCCGCTCAATGAGGGGGGCTGTCGCTTCGGGATTGTCTTGAACGGCTCGCCCCTGTTCACGGGCGGTGCGGGCAGTGGTGAAAGCGAAATCCGCCGCTACGTGCTGGAGAACGACCTCGTTGAGGCGATCATCGCGCTGCCAACCGACATGTTCTACAATACGGGCATCTCGACCTATGTCTGGATCATCAGCAACCGGAAGCCGGAGGCTCGCCGGGGCAAGGTCCAGTTGATCGACGCCTCGTCCATGTGGCGCAAGATGCGCAAATCCTTGGGCTCCAAGCGTAAGGAGATGTCGGACGCGCAGATCGAGACCGTCACCAAGCTATTCGGCGGGTTCACTGAGGCGCAGCTTGCCACCAGCTTCGACGCGGACGGGCGGGAGGTTGCTCGCGACGTGGTGATTGACGGCGAGCCGTTTCCCTCAGCACCGGAGGGCGGCAAGGTGAAGCTCGCGCCGCTGTCGCGCATTTTCCCGAACAGCGCCTTCGGCTACCGCACCATCACCGTCGCGCGACCGCTGCGTGATGAGGCAGGCAAGACCGTGTTCGGTCAGCGCGGCAAAGCGAAGGGCAAGCCGCAGGCTGACAGCGCGCTACGCGATACTGAGAACGTGCCGCTCAGTGAGGATGTCGAGACCTATTTCGCACGGGAGGTGCTGCCGCACGCGGACGATGCGTGGATCGACACCGACAAGACCAAGGTCGGCTACGAAATCCCGTTCACCCGGCACTTTTATGTATTCGAGCTGCCGCGCCCGCTGGCTGAGATCGACGCTGAGCTTGAGGCAGTCACTGACCGAATCAAGGGCATGCTGGAGGGGCTGGCGGCGTGA